AGGTGTGCTTGATTTCTTTTCAAAAGATTTGACACAAGTCCTTACAAAACGGTATCAAAACAACAATTAACGGAAATATTGACAAATGTATGAATCGGTATTATTCTCGCATATTGGAAGAGTAAAATAGTCTCTTTCGCTGGTCTTATGCTGGTGAAGGAGGCTGTTCCATGAATAGAAGTAGTTTGTTAGGGAGGTGAACGTAGTGGAACAAGAAAAGAAGGCACGTACAATTGAAGAGGAAGAAATCAAACAGGCAGAAAGCGGAGATGAAGCCGAAGCACAAGAAGAAGTGATTGAAGAGGCAGAAGCTGAGCTTGTTGATGAAGACACGGAAGAGGCTGATCAGGTAAAAGAGCTGGAAGTAAAAGTTGAAGAGCTCAATCAGCGCCTCATTCGTAATCAAGCCGATTATGATAACTTCCGCCGCCGCACACGAAAAGAAAAAGAGGCGGATGCAAAATATAGAGCGCAATCCCTTGCTGAAAAGCTGATCCCGGCTCTTGATAACTTTGAAAGAGCAATGATGGTTCAAGTAGATTCAGAAGACGGAAAGAGCCTGCTCCAGGGGATGGAAATGGTTTACCGCCAAATGAAAGAAGCTCTTGAATCTGAAGGTATTGCTGCAATTGAAACAGTAGGTACGCCTTTTGATCCTCATTACCACCAGGCTGTAGCCCAGGCGGCGACTGATGAATATGACTCAAATGTTGTTGTTGAGGAAATGCAAAAAGGGTATATGCTTAAAGACCGTGTCATCAGACCGGCAATGGTAAAAGTAAATGCGTAGGACTACATACGTTTAATAATAGGAGGAAT
This DNA window, taken from Alteribacter keqinensis, encodes the following:
- the grpE gene encoding nucleotide exchange factor GrpE, which gives rise to MEQEKKARTIEEEEIKQAESGDEAEAQEEVIEEAEAELVDEDTEEADQVKELEVKVEELNQRLIRNQADYDNFRRRTRKEKEADAKYRAQSLAEKLIPALDNFERAMMVQVDSEDGKSLLQGMEMVYRQMKEALESEGIAAIETVGTPFDPHYHQAVAQAATDEYDSNVVVEEMQKGYMLKDRVIRPAMVKVNA